One Hemibagrus wyckioides isolate EC202008001 linkage group LG07, SWU_Hwy_1.0, whole genome shotgun sequence DNA segment encodes these proteins:
- the polr2d gene encoding DNA-directed RNA polymerase II subunit RPB4, translating into MAASAASGVGDIEEDASQLSFPKEFENAETLLNSEVHMLLEHRKQQNESAEDEQELSEVFMKTLNYTARFSRFKNRETIASVRSLLLQKKLHKFELASLANLCPEAAEEAKALIPSLEGRFEDEELQQILDDIQTKRSFQY; encoded by the exons ATGGCGGCTTCAGCAGCATCGGGCGTGGGAGATATCGAAGAAGACGCCTCGCAGCTGTCTTTCCCCAAAG AGTTTGAGAACGCCGAGACTCTCCTGAACTCTGAGGTCCACATGCTGCTGGAGCATCGGAAACAGCAGAACGAGAGCGCTGAAGATGAGCAGGAGCTCTCGGAGGTCTTCATGAAGACGCTGAACTATACCGCCCGCTTCAGCCGCTTCAAGAACCGCGAGACCATCGCCAGCGTCCGCAG TTTGCTCTTGCAGAAGAAGCTACATAAATTTGAGCTGGCCAGTTTGGCCAATCTGTGTCCAGAAGCTGCAGAAGAAGCCAAAGCACTCATTCCCAG CTTGGAAGGTCGATTCGAGGATGAAGAGCTGCAGCAGATTCTGGATGATATTCAGACCAAAAGAAGCTTTCAGTATTGA